TGGCTTTACTATCCGAAGTCAGGAGACTTCGGATTCCACAAAATCTAATGAATATCTATTTTGCCTGTTCCATCACCGGCGGCCGAGAACTCGAAGGCTTTTACCGACAATTCGTCGTCGCGCTCGAAGCGCAGGGACACATCATCCCAACATCGCATCTTGCCCGGTCGGAAGCCCTGGAAGGGGAGCGGGTGTTGACTCCGCTTGATGTCTATGAGCGCGATGTGAAATGGATACGCGAGTGTGACGCACTGATCGCGGAAGTCAGCGTGCCTTCGCATGGCGTCGGCCATGAGATCGGATATGCCCTGACTTTGAAGAAACCGACACTTTGTCTATACCAGGAGGGGCGTAAAGTCTCCAGGATGATAACAGGCAACCCTGATCCCGCTCTTCGAGTTGATGTCTATTCCACTTTCGAAGAGGCACTCCGTCGTGCTGAGCATTTTCTGCGCAGGTCCTGATTTTTATGCGCTTCATCATGCTGGAACGGTGACAAATTACGATGCTCAAATCGGGCATCGTGCATTAATATCGAACTGGAGACGGTTGCAGACACCTCCAACAAAGATCCCAGTCTCCTCCTTTGGCGAAAGTTGACGCCGGGTGAATAGCCCGGCGTCAACATTATAAGTCAGATCGTAAATTATCCCGCCCATAGATATTGTATGAACGATATCACTGGCTTTTCTGTTTCCTCAACCAACCCAACGCCTCGTCAGCTTTGGAGTGCCCGAGCCTTCCGGCTTGCAGAAAACATCTCTTCGCATTCTCAAAATTCCCCATGCTGGCATAAACTCTGCCAAGGTTGAACCACGCACTGGCATTACCCGCCTCGGTCTGCACAACGGTTTGTAGAATATCCAGGGCCTCTTGGTATTTTTTTGCCTTCGCCAATCCAATGGCGTGCCCAACCTGTCCCTCATTTGAGAAATGAGAGTGATAGTCCTTCCGGATTTCCCTTTGTTCTTGTTGTGTCTGATCTTTCCGCTTGCGGGAACGCGCCATGAAAATGGCAAAAAGAACAGCAAGGACGATCAGGACCAGCAGGCATAAAAGACAGGCGAGCAAATAAGACGCATCCAGCCCTGTGAACAGTGATGGGGATGAAGACGGGGTTGAGGTCGGTAGCGCAGCAACAGGAGTTTGAAGTAATTCCTGATCATTTAAACCAAGAGAAGATTCTTCGGTGATGGGAGTGAAAGGCATTGACGGAACAATATTGCTTAATCCCACATTGTTTTCCGTCCATGCAACAAGGAAGTTAAATCTGAACGGATCGTAACCGGGGTCCTTTATGGTTGGCAGGCTTCCTATTTTTATATTGACATGGTTTGTGGCATCGAATACCATAAGGTCAACCAGCGTCGATCCGCCTGCCCTGATATATTGGTTGTACAAAAACCTTTCTGAGTCTTTAGAGAGCCAGAATAAAAATTCGGCATTGGTTGCCGCAAGGATCGGTGGAGCACCCTTGCTTAATACGTTTATGCTCTGGTCATCTAGAACATCATCGTAATAACTGCTATTTACAGAAAACTCATCGAACATGATTAGATTGCCGCTGCTCGACCAAGTCCCATAAAGCCGATAGTCGGGGTCGTCATGTATGGATGTGTACAAGATTTGGTAAATCGATGTATTGAGGTCAAGTTCATATAAATTCAGATCATTATTCAACAATAGACGAGTTGCATCTGGCGAGAAGTCCGTGGCGGTGGCGGACAGGTTATAAGTGTTCCCATCCGGGTATACGTGTTCAAGAGGCGGCAGTCCGTCTATTGTT
This portion of the Anaerolineales bacterium genome encodes:
- a CDS encoding tetratricopeptide repeat protein, which codes for MKLRRVFSTAALVTLVLGCLFSPTIKAQEALMFEGMIAYVGADGNIVLATGDGARAQITMDANLDEFSPDAAAYHYLNFSPNGAYLAYYRSGASALGSGIFIYDVSAGSVIGRLPEDIRSPVVWHRDSDSFYINEREDINIGSGTINNRIYRLYLSGEKVQLGEYYEDDAGYVINYNLDTVFYTPESNTPMGTFYNWAQNTNYQIALSDFSVVGYWSKDGSTYVHKGDDSAYTIIDLKTGGVTKTIDGLPPLEHVYPDGNTYNLSATATDFSPDATRLLLNNDLNLYELDLNTSIYQILYTSIHDDPDYRLYGTWSSSGNLIMFDEFSVNSSYYDDVLDDQSINVLSKGAPPILAATNAEFLFWLSKDSERFLYNQYIRAGGSTLVDLMVFDATNHVNIKIGSLPTIKDPGYDPFRFNFLVAWTENNVGLSNIVPSMPFTPITEESSLGLNDQELLQTPVAALPTSTPSSSPSLFTGLDASYLLACLLCLLVLIVLAVLFAIFMARSRKRKDQTQQEQREIRKDYHSHFSNEGQVGHAIGLAKAKKYQEALDILQTVVQTEAGNASAWFNLGRVYASMGNFENAKRCFLQAGRLGHSKADEALGWLRKQKSQ
- a CDS encoding nucleoside 2-deoxyribosyltransferase, yielding MNIYFACSITGGRELEGFYRQFVVALEAQGHIIPTSHLARSEALEGERVLTPLDVYERDVKWIRECDALIAEVSVPSHGVGHEIGYALTLKKPTLCLYQEGRKVSRMITGNPDPALRVDVYSTFEEALRRAEHFLRRS